One genomic segment of Bos javanicus breed banteng chromosome 23, ARS-OSU_banteng_1.0, whole genome shotgun sequence includes these proteins:
- the TULP1 gene encoding tubby-related protein 1 has translation MPLQDDTLREVWASDSGHEEEGRSPEVQQRTKQRQKLRKKKPEAPEAPCPTGSKPRRPGAGRKGKPREEPAQGPAEARAAPTVYTKFLRDPEAKKRDPRETFLVARAPDAPDTEDGDEEEEEDDLEDEDEEEEKKERVRLPPKKPPKEKASTDIKERKTKAQGPKGDLGSPGPPLKPLRVKKKEAPAGEGTKIRKMKKKGSGEADKDCSVSPGTVKKTPAAMFLVPGECPAEKALKKKGTPKGSEEEKKEEGEEDDEAAAAMTKNSNQKGKAKGKGKKKAKEDRAPSPPVEVDEPQEFVLRPAPQGRTVRCRLTRDKKGMDRGLYPSYFLHLDTEKKVFLLAGRKRKRSKTANYLISSDPTNLSRGGENFIGKLRSNLLGNRFTVFDNGQNPHRGGSTDVGSLRQELAAVIYETNVLGFRGPRRMTVIIPGMNSDNERVPIRPRNASDGLLVRWQNKTLESLIELHNKPPIWNEDSGSYTLNFQGRVTQASVKNFQIVHADDPDYIVLQFGRVAEDAFTLDYRYPLCALQAFAIALSSFDGKLACE, from the exons ATGCCTCTGCAGGACGACACCCTCCGAGAGGTGTGGGCCTCAGACAG CGGACACGAGGAGGAAGGCCGGAGCCCCGAGGTCCAGCAGCGCACCAAGCAG CGACAGAAGTTGAGGAAGAAAAAGCCAGAAGCCCCAGAGGCTCCCTGCCCCACAGGATCCAAGCCCCGGAGACCTggag CCGGGCGGAAGGGGAAGCCGCGGGAGGAGCCCGCGCAGGGACCGGCTGAGGCCCGGGCAGCGCCAACAGTCTACACCAAGTTCCTCAGGGACCCCGAGGCCAAGAAGCGCGACCCCCGGGAGACCTTCTTGGTAGCCCGCGCCCCAGACGCCCCGGACACGGAGGACG gggatgaggaggaggaagaggatgacCTGGAAGATGAAGacgaagaggaggaaaagaaagagagagtccGCCTGCCTCCCAAGAAACCCCCCAAAGAGAAGGCTTCTACAGACATCAAGGAGAGGAAGACCAAGGCCCAGGGTCCAAAGG GAgatctgggaagccctggcccCCCACTGAAACCTCTTCGAGTTAAGAAAAAGGAGGCTCCAGCGGGGGAAGGGACCAAGATaagaaagatgaagaagaaaG GGTCTGGGGAGGCTGACAAGGACTGCTCTGTGAGCCCAGGCACAGTGAAGAAGACACCAGCAGCCATGTTTCTGGTTCCCGGGGAGTGCCCAGCGGAGAAAGCTCTGAAGAAGAAGG gaaCTCCCAAAGGCTCCgaagaggagaagaaggaggaaggggaggaggacgATGAGGCGGCCGCTGCGATGACCAAGAACAGCAATCAGAAGGGCAAAGCCaagggaaaaggcaaaaag AAAGCG AAGGAGGACAGGGCCCCATCCCCACCCGTGGAAGTGGACGAACCCCAGGAGTTCGTGCTTCGGCCTGCCCCCCAGGGCCGGACGGTCCGCTGCCGGCTGACCCGGGACAAGAAGGGCATGGATCGGGGCCTGTATCCCTCCTACTTCCTGCACCTGGACACTGAGAAGAAG GTGTTTCTCTTGGCCGGCAGGAAGCGGAAACGCAGCAAGACCGCCAACTACCTCATCTCTAGCGATCCCACCAATCTGTCCCGAGGAGGGGAGAATTTCATTGGGAAGCTGAG GTCCAACCTCCTGGGGAACCGCTTTACTGTCTTTGACAACGGGCAGAATCCGCACCGCGGCGGTAGCACGGACGTGGGGAGCCTTCGGCAGGAGCTGGCGGCCGTGATCTAC GAAACCAATGTGCTGGGCTTCCGAGGTCCCCGGCGCATGACGGTCATCATTCCTGGCATGAATTCCGACAACGAAAGGGTGCCCATTCGGCCTCGCAAC GCCAGCGACGGGCTGCTGGTGCGCTGGCAGAACAAGACACTGGAGAGCCTCATCGAGCTGCACAATAAGCCCCCCATCTGGAACGAAGACAGTGGCTCCTACACCCTCAACTTCCAAGGCCGAGTCACCCAGGCCTCAGTCAAGAATTTCCAGATTGTCCACGCTGATGACC CCGACTACATCGTGCTGCAGTTTGGCCGCGTGGCCGAGGACGCCTTCACCCTAGACTACCGGTACCCGCTGTGCGCCCTGCAGGCGTTCGCCATCGCCCTCTCCAGTTTCGACGGGAAGCTGGCCTGCGAGTGA